CAAATAAGCCTGAAGTAGAAAGGCTTTGGTGTTCCGATACATATAAAAAAGCGGTCTGTTCTGGATAGGTTAGCCCGCTAAATGTTTCAGTTTCTGTAATCAGTGTATCCACAAGACAGCTCCTGCGCTCGCAAATTAAATACCAATGATTATTAAAATCATTATCATTTATACCAAGCACAGTTAACCTACACTGAAGTAACGTGTTCGGTCAATCCTTCCACAAAATGGTTATTCCCTCCCATTAGTTGAGGGTTATATTAATGTTAATCAATTTTACTGTTCATCTTTCACAACCATTAATGATTAGCAATAGAAATGCATTGATTATAAAACCCACCTCACAAATGATAATGAAAATACTTATCATTTATTGTCAGGAGAATTAAGCTGCGCTAAACTGCGCCAATATTTTACTAATTGTGTCTAAATGTGAGACCGTCATGGATGAAAGCATGTACCGCCAGCACACCCGATCCGTTGTGCATCTGGCGTTGCTAATCAACATGCTTTCTCTCGGTAGCCTGATGATGGTGATGCCACTAGGCCCCGATTTCATCAGCGCGCTATCGATGGATGCCAAGAACATCGGCTATATTAGCGGCGGCGCAACGTTTGCCTCCGCCATCGTCGGCTTCCTCGCCGCGCCTTATCTGGATAGATTTAACCGTAAACACGCCCTGCTCGTTCTGCTGACGTTGCGCTTCGCCCTGACGGCTGCCTGCATGTTTGCCACCAGCCAAACCCATCTTTTGCTGCTGTTTATTCTGGCAGGCTGTGTTGCTGGCCCGGCATCTGGCGTCTTGATGGCGGCGGTTGTTGATATCGTGCCGGCCAACGAGCGTGGAAAGCAGTTGGCCTATGTCGGCATGAGCTTTTCGCTCGCGGCGATTGTCATCATGCCGCTGTCACTGGAGTTGGCTCACCGTATTAACTGGCAAGCACCGTTTTATACGTTCGGCCTCGGTGGTCTGCTGTTGGTATTGCTGGTACTGTGGCTGTTTCCTTCTATGCCACCGACACGCCGGACTCAACAAGGTCTTTCTCCTGGTACCGCGTCCGTTTCCGTATTAAACGACCTGCTGGCATCCCCCATTTTCCTATTGGGGCTGACGGTGATTTCGCTACAAATGTTCGGACATTTCCTGCTGATCCCTCATTTCTCCAACTATTTTCAGTTCAATCTGACTTTCCCACGGGATGATATTTCCCTGCTCTATCTCTGTGGCGGGCTGGCAAGCATGGTGACCATGCAATTGTGCGGCAACCTGTTGGATCGAGGATATGCCAGCCAGACGATCGTAGTCACAACGCTGCTGCTGGCCGTTGTGATTCTCTGCGGTTTCGTTTTGCCTTTTTCACTTTCCCTGTATCTGGTGTTCACTCTGTTCATGGCGCTCAGCGCCGCCCGCTCCAGCAGCACGCTGGCAATTACCGCCGGTATTCCGCTGCCGCATCAGCGCGCCGCGTTCATGTCCTATCAGGGAACCGCAGCCAACGTTGCGTCAGGGTTGGCCAGCGTTGCCTCAGCCGCTTATCTGAGCACCTCCGCCGAGGGGAAAATTGACGGATTCTCACAGCTTGCCGTGGCCAGCACCGTATTTGCGCTGGTCGCTATGCTGCTGACCATGCGCTTGATTCCGCAGTTGGCTGAGCGCAGCCGAAAGATGGCCGCACACCAAACGGTACAGGTTACAGAGCAATAAACCGAGTAGGTCGGCAATACACGCAACACAGTGAGTTACTTACGGGGATGTTTTTTTCTACTCTTTGATGGGGTCTTTGACATGCAGCTAAAACCGGACAGTCGTTTTTCACATCATCATTTTCCACACAGCAAGGTGTATCACGCCCTGCTGGTGACCGGATTATTGGCACTACCTGCACTCGCTCAGGCAGAAAACGCGGCAGATGAAAAAATCGTCGTGACAGCAACACAGACGAAACACACCACGCTGAGTGCTCCCGCCAGCGTCTCTGTCATCACCCGCGCCGAGCTGGAAAAGATGTCAGTGAATAACGTTTCCGACGCCATCAAAAAGCTGCCGAGCATTAATATTAACCCTTCTACCAGCTATGGCCGTAACGAGATCAAAATCCGTGGTATGCGGGCAGACTACACGCTGCTACTGGTGAATGGTCGACGTATCAACACCCAAGAATCACTCGCAACTGATATGGGGAATGATTTCGATCTGAGCTCCATTCCTATGTCGGCGATTGAACGTATCGAAGTCATTCGCGGCCCAATGTCTTCCTTGTACGGTGCCGACGCGCTGGGCGGTGTGGTAAACGTGATTCTGCGCCAGCCGGGTGAGAACGTTACCGGTGAACTCGGCTATAACTTTCAGGCACCGACCGAAGGTTCCGGCGGTGACCATAATCGTCTGAATGGCTACGTCAGTGGACCATTGGTGGAAAATACGCTGCTGGGCAGCTTGATTGTGGATGGTGGCAAACGTGACGCCTGGCGTACCGAGCAATCCAAGAATCGCAACTCAGATGCCTTGGAAAAACGCGATAACTACAGCGTACTAGGCAACCTGACGTGGTTGATCGATTCTCAGCAGAGCCTGGATTTTGATGCGACTTATACCAAAGATGACCGCTTCGTCGATTGGAATAACTCTGGCGCAACAGCTCACAACACACAAAAACTTGATCGCCTCGGTCTGGGACTCACGCATAACGGTAGCTGGGATAATTTCGATACGCGGCTGCGCTACTACTACGAAAATATCGATTTAATGGATAATTCTGAGCTTAATAAAGGCATTGCCGATATCACTCAGAATAATCAGACGGTTGACGGGCAAATATCTGGCTATCTGGGCGATCACCTGCTGACCGGCGGCGGCGAATACCGCATCACATCGCTGGAACACAGCATGAACCTGAAAAATGGCAAAGTGGACGTCAACCAGAGCGCACTCTTCCTGCAAGATGAATTCAAGATTGCGGATTTAGCCCTCACCTTTGGCGGTCGTGTTGACCATCATGAAGTCTACGGCACCGAGTTCAGCCCACGCGCCTACGCCACTTATAGTCTAACCGACAACTGGGTGATCAAAGGTGGCGTCAATAAGGCGTTTAAAGCCCCAACTCTCGCTCAATTTACCACGGGCTATACAAAAGCAGCATGCCGCGGCCAATGCTACATCGTCGGTAACCCTGATCTGAAGGCTGAAACATCCATCAGCTATGAATTGGGTACCGCCTACGAAGCCGAGCACTTCGGTACGGGCATCACCCTGTTTAACAATGACATCAAGGATATGATTCAAACCAATGCAGTGACACGAACCTATGAAAACGTGAGTAAAGCACGGGTGCAGGGAATCGAGACTTCATTCTGGGTCGATGTAATAGAGGATCTAAACTGGACCACCAACTGGACTGTGGTTGATGCTGAAGACCGCACCACCAGAAAGCGCCTGAAGCAAACGCCGAAAAATACGGTTAACACGCAGTTGAACTGGCAGGCACTGGATAACCTCTCGACCTATGTGTCCTATCAGTACACCAGTAACCAATTTTTACGCGATAAAGAAGCGTATAAAACACGCGGCTTCAATACCGTAGATATCGGTGCCACCTATACGCCGGTTAAAAACGTGGACCTGAAACTGGGCGTCACTAACCTGACCAACGAAAAGCGGGACTACGTTGCTACCGATATCGACTACTTCCTGTCTGGGCGTACGGTGTACGGTGGCGTGAGCTATAAGTTCTAAGCAGATAAGTTCTGAACAATGACTCTAGCCCGCTATTCGCGGGCTTTTTTAGCAGCAGAGAAAGGTGGTGACGTCGTACTCTCTTAACAGATACGCACCTTTAAAACGGCGTCCGGCATAAAACGTTGGCGTCAGATCGGTCAGCAGTTCCAGCTCGAATTCGCGTTTGGTGATATCCAGCGCCACCAGCCGGGCATCCAGAAAATCGAAATAGTGCCGGACCTGCGGGTAAAGCGCCTTGAACAGACTCTCTTTCGCCGAGAAGCTGATCGTCAGCAAGCAGCTAAATGCCTCATCTCGCTCCTGAAACCACTGGAACTCTTCATCGCCAATGATGCCGGGCCACAGCGACTGCGCACGCTCGTCGGACATAAATCCTTCGATATCCACACCCACGCACGATAGCGCATCGCTACGTAAATGGGCGGCGCAGAGTACGCTGTCTTTGTTATGGCTCAGCGAACCGGCGATGTTTTCCGGCCATTGCGGCGAGCGATCTTCCCCGCTATGCAGAACAAAATCGGGGTGGCTCAACTTATTCAACACATGTCTGGCAAGATAACGTCCAGCCAAAAATTCAGCCCGTCGTTTCGGTACGGCGCGCTCTAGCGCGTCGGAAAAAGGAATGTTCGCCTCGGCAAAAAGCGCGTCGTCGTAGGCAGACAAATGGAAATGGCAGCGTGCAGTAATACCTGGGTAGGCGGCACCGTCCGTTGCCCGTGGAAAAGAAATCCATTCAACATCATCAATAAAAGCAGAAAGCATGTTGCTCCACTCAGGCAAGCATATCGCACCCGCATTCGGTAAATGCTGCGCAAGCCACGCTTAAACCATGAAAAATGTAGGGGCATAAACGAACAATGGGCGACTTTCGCCGCCCATCATCTCGCTACTGCAAGAATGCCTGGTTACATTTACA
The window above is part of the Pectobacterium araliae genome. Proteins encoded here:
- a CDS encoding MFS transporter — translated: MDESMYRQHTRSVVHLALLINMLSLGSLMMVMPLGPDFISALSMDAKNIGYISGGATFASAIVGFLAAPYLDRFNRKHALLVLLTLRFALTAACMFATSQTHLLLLFILAGCVAGPASGVLMAAVVDIVPANERGKQLAYVGMSFSLAAIVIMPLSLELAHRINWQAPFYTFGLGGLLLVLLVLWLFPSMPPTRRTQQGLSPGTASVSVLNDLLASPIFLLGLTVISLQMFGHFLLIPHFSNYFQFNLTFPRDDISLLYLCGGLASMVTMQLCGNLLDRGYASQTIVVTTLLLAVVILCGFVLPFSLSLYLVFTLFMALSAARSSSTLAITAGIPLPHQRAAFMSYQGTAANVASGLASVASAAYLSTSAEGKIDGFSQLAVASTVFALVAMLLTMRLIPQLAERSRKMAAHQTVQVTEQ
- a CDS encoding TonB-dependent receptor domain-containing protein, with the translated sequence MQLKPDSRFSHHHFPHSKVYHALLVTGLLALPALAQAENAADEKIVVTATQTKHTTLSAPASVSVITRAELEKMSVNNVSDAIKKLPSININPSTSYGRNEIKIRGMRADYTLLLVNGRRINTQESLATDMGNDFDLSSIPMSAIERIEVIRGPMSSLYGADALGGVVNVILRQPGENVTGELGYNFQAPTEGSGGDHNRLNGYVSGPLVENTLLGSLIVDGGKRDAWRTEQSKNRNSDALEKRDNYSVLGNLTWLIDSQQSLDFDATYTKDDRFVDWNNSGATAHNTQKLDRLGLGLTHNGSWDNFDTRLRYYYENIDLMDNSELNKGIADITQNNQTVDGQISGYLGDHLLTGGGEYRITSLEHSMNLKNGKVDVNQSALFLQDEFKIADLALTFGGRVDHHEVYGTEFSPRAYATYSLTDNWVIKGGVNKAFKAPTLAQFTTGYTKAACRGQCYIVGNPDLKAETSISYELGTAYEAEHFGTGITLFNNDIKDMIQTNAVTRTYENVSKARVQGIETSFWVDVIEDLNWTTNWTVVDAEDRTTRKRLKQTPKNTVNTQLNWQALDNLSTYVSYQYTSNQFLRDKEAYKTRGFNTVDIGATYTPVKNVDLKLGVTNLTNEKRDYVATDIDYFLSGRTVYGGVSYKF
- a CDS encoding 4'-phosphopantetheinyl transferase family protein, whose translation is MLSAFIDDVEWISFPRATDGAAYPGITARCHFHLSAYDDALFAEANIPFSDALERAVPKRRAEFLAGRYLARHVLNKLSHPDFVLHSGEDRSPQWPENIAGSLSHNKDSVLCAAHLRSDALSCVGVDIEGFMSDERAQSLWPGIIGDEEFQWFQERDEAFSCLLTISFSAKESLFKALYPQVRHYFDFLDARLVALDITKREFELELLTDLTPTFYAGRRFKGAYLLREYDVTTFLCC